The following proteins are co-located in the Streptococcus downei MFe28 genome:
- a CDS encoding GH32 C-terminal domain-containing protein: MTDSSSTESKRTGWYMHKRGKHWIFGCSLVTLLVAGLALASPVYAEDTTATTSSSSSTQLADVGGLAEKSMNNSATTADNQTASVGQETSAVDETDKSDTPSKSDEVSEQATADTSTATTSVESSEQTGVASNNEKDPTIKPVDGAVTVEKTDLADVAQVAEKGYQTNLTNLKPTNGTWKVRDDGLYSNALDKGDSWNISDIKTDNFVYSTDVKFLKNQGAVGLIFRSTDPNNVQNSYAINIDGGTKKSKFWRWQDGQDQQLIDERQIEPSADGNYFIRVIAIDSWLSFYINGQLIGSTGDYTLQKDDKGQTTVIKEGYLGLLNWNSEVVFQNTYYTPITDDLNPELEDVAVTPDQGGAEKKGQFLANAPINIQYVDNATTSVKLAIKPKNSQAQFKISDSTGKEYQLTDSIPLAVGANYLTVTSTVTTEANQASLTYRINVHRRQANEVYYNELFRDQYHYSVKDGWGNDPNGLVYYKGKYHLFYQFYDDNVWGPMHWAHATSTDLLHWEEQPIALYPDSNGTMFSGCIVVDEHNSSGFFKDGEGGLVALVTADGNGQRIKLAYSSDEGQTWTKVDQVAADWSNDPLQSKDFRDPKVFHWNNKWFMVLAGGPLRIYSSDNLRDWSVESTYPDIQTECPDLYPIQTDDGSIKWVLSRGGRYYKVGDFKQVDGKWTFSPDQAYQDSDGIMNFGKDSYAAMTYYVQDFGSEANPTIPKLTELNWMNTWDYCNLVGKTLDQDFNGTYNLNLQLGLTKENDRYVLTQTPIKAYESLRDTAKAINYQDVTVSANNDLLKDVKSDSYEIVSTFRPSATTTKVGFKLRQSQDQATVVSYDLQTQELSIDRSQSGIIITDKFAEINKQKVTTNADGSISLHIFVDRASLEVFAKGDTVAGANQIFPAPDSLGASVFTEGGDAKADIAFYPLKSIWTNKVVTDKPFKLVGTGQAETRLNTGQSTSFEAYLAPAQAKQEVNWQLDKPDLVDFSQSGNKVTLTAKKAGSLTLTASSKEDPSLTKVYKINIFENNFKTNLKNLKAISGQWVVDDKELLDSNTSANDAIMSTDIVSYAEYKLEADVKYQKGLVNIFFASPATDPANAYTFQLGDQASARLYYFQGDTITEEPLTKALNDNLYHHLEIKKTKDSVSLSIDGQEVMSHKFDTVKDYFNKAYIGLGLWDGEVAFQNVYLTPLNQEVKSQGWFTANQAWYYRKADGQLETGLADIDGQTHYFNADGSQVKGDFASPDGGKTWYYLDKDNGQVLTGLQVINGKTYYFNADGSQVKGDFASPDGGKTWYYLDKDNGQVLTGLQVVNGKTYYFNADGSQVKGDFASPDGGKTWYYLDKDNGQALTGGQTIAGKRYTFDETGQQIKGRFVTPDGGITWYYLDKDNGLRVTGRQVINGEVCYFDQDGRQLK; this comes from the coding sequence ATGACAGATAGCTCATCTACGGAAAGTAAACGGACTGGTTGGTATATGCATAAGCGTGGCAAACACTGGATTTTTGGTTGTAGCCTCGTTACCCTACTCGTCGCAGGCCTGGCTCTAGCTAGTCCAGTTTATGCTGAGGATACCACAGCAACGACTTCCAGTTCTTCCAGCACACAGTTGGCAGATGTCGGAGGACTTGCTGAAAAATCAATGAACAATTCAGCAACTACAGCTGATAACCAAACAGCCTCAGTTGGCCAAGAAACTTCTGCTGTCGATGAAACGGACAAGAGTGATACTCCCTCCAAATCCGATGAAGTTAGCGAACAAGCAACTGCTGATACTTCGACTGCAACCACTTCAGTCGAATCTAGTGAACAAACGGGTGTAGCCTCAAATAATGAGAAAGATCCTACTATTAAGCCTGTCGATGGGGCTGTCACTGTCGAGAAGACCGACCTAGCTGATGTAGCACAAGTTGCTGAAAAAGGTTATCAAACTAATTTGACCAATCTTAAGCCAACAAATGGAACTTGGAAAGTTCGAGATGACGGTCTCTACAGCAATGCCCTTGACAAGGGAGACAGCTGGAACATTTCTGATATCAAGACAGATAATTTTGTCTATTCAACCGATGTCAAGTTCCTCAAAAATCAGGGAGCTGTCGGTCTAATATTCCGCAGTACTGACCCTAATAACGTCCAAAATAGCTATGCCATCAATATCGATGGTGGCACGAAAAAGAGTAAATTTTGGCGTTGGCAAGATGGACAGGATCAACAACTGATTGATGAAAGACAAATCGAACCAAGCGCCGATGGTAACTATTTCATCAGAGTTATCGCAATTGATTCTTGGCTCTCCTTCTATATCAACGGTCAATTGATTGGTTCCACTGGGGACTATACCCTACAAAAAGATGACAAGGGGCAAACCACTGTCATTAAAGAGGGTTATCTGGGCTTGCTTAACTGGAATAGCGAAGTGGTATTCCAAAATACCTACTATACGCCAATCACTGATGATTTAAATCCAGAACTAGAAGATGTCGCTGTCACACCTGACCAAGGTGGCGCCGAAAAGAAAGGGCAATTTCTAGCTAATGCTCCTATCAACATCCAGTATGTTGATAATGCCACGACTAGCGTAAAACTAGCAATTAAGCCCAAAAATAGTCAAGCGCAATTTAAGATTTCTGACAGCACCGGCAAGGAATACCAATTAACTGACAGCATCCCTCTAGCTGTTGGAGCTAATTATCTAACGGTGACCAGCACTGTTACAACTGAAGCTAATCAGGCTAGCCTAACCTATCGCATCAATGTCCATCGGCGGCAAGCAAATGAAGTCTATTACAATGAACTCTTCCGTGACCAATACCACTACTCGGTCAAGGACGGCTGGGGCAATGACCCTAACGGTTTGGTCTATTACAAGGGTAAGTACCATCTCTTTTATCAGTTCTATGATGATAATGTTTGGGGACCGATGCACTGGGCTCATGCTACCAGCACAGACCTCCTTCATTGGGAAGAGCAACCAATTGCTCTCTACCCCGATAGTAACGGAACCATGTTCTCGGGTTGTATTGTCGTCGACGAACACAACAGCTCTGGCTTCTTCAAAGATGGAGAAGGTGGACTGGTTGCCTTAGTTACAGCTGATGGTAATGGCCAACGAATTAAATTGGCCTATAGTTCGGACGAAGGTCAAACTTGGACCAAGGTTGACCAAGTGGCTGCTGACTGGTCTAATGACCCGCTGCAAAGCAAGGATTTCCGCGACCCTAAAGTTTTCCATTGGAATAACAAGTGGTTCATGGTCCTAGCTGGTGGTCCTTTACGCATCTATTCTTCTGATAATTTAAGAGACTGGTCGGTTGAATCTACCTATCCTGACATCCAAACCGAGTGTCCTGACCTCTATCCGATTCAAACCGATGATGGTAGCATTAAATGGGTACTTTCACGAGGCGGTCGCTATTACAAGGTCGGCGACTTCAAGCAAGTTGATGGTAAATGGACCTTCAGCCCAGACCAGGCCTATCAGGATTCCGATGGCATTATGAATTTTGGTAAAGATTCCTACGCTGCCATGACCTATTATGTACAGGATTTTGGTAGCGAGGCCAATCCTACCATTCCAAAATTAACAGAACTAAACTGGATGAATACCTGGGACTACTGTAACCTAGTCGGTAAGACCCTTGACCAAGACTTCAACGGAACCTATAATCTCAACCTGCAATTGGGATTGACCAAGGAAAATGATAGATATGTCTTGACGCAAACTCCAATTAAAGCCTACGAGTCTCTTCGCGACACAGCTAAGGCTATAAACTATCAGGATGTTACGGTTTCGGCTAATAATGATTTACTCAAGGATGTTAAATCCGATAGCTATGAAATCGTCTCAACCTTTAGGCCAAGTGCAACTACCACGAAGGTTGGCTTTAAATTACGGCAATCACAAGACCAAGCCACTGTTGTCTCTTATGATCTACAAACTCAAGAACTCTCAATCGACCGTAGCCAATCAGGCATTATTATTACCGATAAATTTGCTGAAATTAACAAGCAAAAGGTAACGACAAATGCTGATGGTAGCATTTCTCTTCATATCTTTGTCGACCGCGCTAGCCTTGAAGTCTTTGCTAAGGGAGACACTGTAGCTGGTGCCAACCAAATTTTCCCAGCTCCTGATAGCCTTGGAGCCAGTGTCTTCACGGAAGGTGGTGACGCTAAAGCTGATATTGCCTTTTATCCACTTAAGTCTATCTGGACCAATAAGGTCGTAACAGACAAGCCATTCAAACTTGTCGGAACCGGCCAGGCTGAAACACGCTTGAATACTGGTCAGTCAACAAGTTTCGAGGCCTACCTAGCACCTGCTCAAGCCAAGCAGGAAGTAAACTGGCAATTAGATAAGCCTGACCTAGTTGACTTTAGTCAATCTGGTAATAAGGTGACCTTGACTGCCAAAAAGGCTGGCAGTTTAACCCTGACGGCAAGCTCTAAGGAGGATCCTAGCTTGACCAAGGTCTACAAAATTAATATCTTTGAGAATAATTTTAAGACCAACTTGAAAAATCTCAAGGCTATTTCAGGGCAATGGGTGGTCGATGATAAAGAGCTGCTGGACAGCAATACTAGCGCTAATGATGCCATTATGTCAACCGATATTGTCTCTTATGCTGAATATAAATTAGAAGCTGATGTTAAATATCAAAAGGGCTTGGTCAACATCTTCTTTGCCTCTCCGGCAACCGACCCAGCTAATGCCTACACCTTCCAATTGGGCGACCAAGCCAGTGCACGACTTTACTACTTCCAAGGGGATACCATCACAGAAGAACCGCTCACAAAGGCGCTCAATGATAATCTCTACCATCACCTTGAAATCAAGAAGACCAAGGATAGTGTGAGCCTGAGTATTGATGGACAAGAAGTTATGAGCCATAAATTTGACACAGTTAAGGACTATTTCAATAAGGCCTATATTGGCCTGGGACTTTGGGATGGAGAGGTCGCTTTCCAAAATGTCTATCTGACTCCGCTCAATCAGGAAGTTAAGTCGCAAGGCTGGTTCACCGCTAATCAAGCTTGGTATTATCGCAAGGCAGATGGCCAACTAGAGACTGGTTTGGCTGATATTGATGGACAAACTCATTACTTCAATGCCGATGGCTCTCAAGTCAAGGGAGACTTCGCTTCACCTGATGGTGGCAAGACTTGGTACTACTTAGATAAAGATAATGGACAGGTTTTGACAGGCCTTCAAGTGATCAATGGTAAAACCTACTATTTCAATGCCGATGGCTCTCAAGTCAAAGGAGACTTCGCCTCGCCCGATGGAGGTAAGACCTGGTACTACTTAGATAAAGACAATGGACAGGTTTTGACAGGCCTTCAAGTTGTCAACGGTAAGACCTACTATTTCAATGCCGATGGCTCTCAAGTCAAAGGAGACTTCGCTTCGCCTGATGGCGGCAAAACTTGGTACTATCTGGATAAGGATAATGGTCAAGCTCTAACTGGTGGACAAACTATTGCTGGTAAACGTTATACTTTTGATGAAACTGGTCAACAAATTAAGGGCCGTTTTGTCACCCCTGATGGCGGTATAACTTGGTATTACCTTGATAAGGATAATGGCCTTAGAGTAACGGGTAGACAAGTCATTAACGGTGAAGTTTGCTACTTCGACCAAGACGGTCGTCAACTCAAATAG
- a CDS encoding Pr6Pr family membrane protein: MLVTYYRRILFILGILGLGLQLFKYGLGRLLYYTILSNLAVVVFLGVTLYWMAQKKEATLLSHKFLRFKGGLTVNDFDSLYRLPIVYHFFLAPLVTAQAYWNLENFLVHYILPLGFLLDSLLFDPRKNYRIWDPIAWLLFQLAYSFLALFNGFVTKWAIPGAVDSPFPYYFVNVYKYGWGFVLKNCLGLFVFYLILGYLFCLANYGLDLASKSRS, from the coding sequence ATGCTAGTGACATACTACCGCAGAATCTTGTTTATCCTGGGAATTTTGGGTCTCGGCCTCCAGCTCTTTAAGTATGGGCTAGGGAGGCTACTTTACTATACCATTTTATCCAACTTGGCCGTCGTCGTATTTTTAGGAGTCACTCTATACTGGATGGCTCAAAAGAAGGAGGCTACTTTACTCAGTCACAAATTTTTACGCTTTAAGGGTGGCTTGACGGTAAATGATTTTGATTCCCTTTATCGTTTACCTATCGTTTACCATTTCTTCTTGGCTCCTTTGGTGACAGCGCAAGCCTATTGGAATTTAGAGAATTTCTTGGTTCACTATATTCTTCCCTTGGGCTTTCTCCTTGATAGTCTCCTATTTGACCCAAGGAAAAACTATAGAATTTGGGATCCTATCGCTTGGTTACTTTTTCAATTAGCCTATAGTTTCCTGGCTCTTTTTAACGGTTTTGTGACCAAGTGGGCCATTCCAGGTGCTGTAGACAGTCCCTTCCCTTATTACTTTGTCAATGTCTATAAGTATGGTTGGGGCTTTGTCCTTAAAAATTGTTTGGGACTCTTTGTTTTTTACCTCATCCTGGGTTATCTTTTTTGTCTAGCCAATTATGGCTTGGACCTAGCCAGCAAAAGCAGGAGTTAA
- a CDS encoding type 1 glutamine amidotransferase domain-containing protein encodes MKPLLILATNQNHYEGQEIPTGLWLGELTHFIAIMEEKGLPYQIASLKGGEIPLDPFSLTEQFMDQESMDYYDDLAFMSSLVNSLALDKLEPADYSGLYFTGGHGAMYDFARDPQVADWILAMSAAQKPVATICHGTAALTNPQLEVDGEAWVEGKRVTGYSNAEELYVGHSDHVPFLLQDRLERMGADYVEANPFHSHVLTDGKLITGQNPQSTKELARTLAGLLLGEEEC; translated from the coding sequence ATGAAACCACTATTAATTTTAGCAACCAATCAAAACCATTACGAGGGACAGGAGATTCCAACAGGCCTTTGGTTGGGAGAGCTGACGCATTTTATTGCCATCATGGAAGAGAAAGGTCTGCCCTATCAAATTGCCAGCCTTAAAGGAGGGGAAATTCCTCTGGATCCTTTTAGCCTGACGGAGCAGTTTATGGATCAAGAGAGCATGGATTATTACGATGACCTTGCTTTTATGTCAAGCTTGGTCAATTCACTAGCTCTGGACAAGCTTGAGCCAGCTGATTATTCGGGCCTTTATTTTACAGGGGGGCACGGGGCTATGTATGACTTTGCCCGCGATCCTCAGGTAGCTGACTGGATCTTAGCCATGAGCGCAGCCCAAAAGCCAGTAGCGACTATCTGTCATGGTACTGCAGCCCTGACCAATCCCCAGCTTGAAGTTGATGGCGAGGCCTGGGTTGAAGGAAAAAGGGTGACAGGCTATTCCAATGCTGAAGAGCTTTATGTCGGCCATAGCGACCACGTTCCCTTTCTCCTGCAAGACCGATTGGAGAGAATGGGAGCCGACTATGTAGAGGCTAATCCCTTTCATTCTCACGTCTTGACTGATGGCAAGCTGATAACTGGGCAAAATCCACAGTCTACTAAGGAATTAGCCAGAACTCTGGCTGGCCTCCTGCTAGGAGAAGAGGAATGCTAG